The genomic segment TTCACCCGGTTCGAAGGGGTGTCGATCGACCCCAAGCCGGTGCAGCCGGGCGGCCCGCCGATCTGGATCGGCGGGCGGTCGGACGCCGCCCTGACGCGGGCCGGGCGCCAGGGTGACGGGTGGGTGTCCTATGTCGTGACACCGGAGCGCTATGCCCAGAGCCTGGACAAGATCCGGGCCGCCGCCGCCGCCCACGGACGCTCGCTCGACGGCTTCGCGACGGCGCATCTGACGTTCATCACGGTGGGGCGCGATTACGAGCGGGCTCGGGCGGGGTGGGTCGCCCGGCTCAGCAAGCGCTACGCCCAGGACTTCGGACCGCTCGTCGACCGCTACGGGGTGGTCGGCACGCCCGCGCAGTGCATCGAGCGCCTGGAGGC from the Candidatus Methylomirabilota bacterium genome contains:
- a CDS encoding LLM class flavin-dependent oxidoreductase; the protein is FTRFEGVSIDPKPVQPGGPPIWIGGRSDAALTRAGRQGDGWVSYVVTPERYAQSLDKIRAAAAAHGRSLDGFATAHLTFITVGRDYERARAGWVARLSKRYAQDFGPLVDRYGVVGTPAQCIERLEAFRAAGCRHFLLNPICEPPEEREQLETIAAEILPRFRRD